Proteins encoded in a region of the Pseudomonadota bacterium genome:
- a CDS encoding Fic family protein, producing MKSDRIRKVLNRIDEGKRLIDQHRPLPASVLARLKQQLVLDWTYNSNAIEGNTLTLRETKLVLEDGLTVGGKSMREHLEAINHREAIAYVEELAREDELLLERHLKEIHALVLREIDQQYAGRYRDIQVRISGSNHLPPEPFLVGERMQAFARKWLTNTQITHPVVQAALAHYELVAIHPFVDGNGRTARLIMNLMLMRKGYAPAIILKNDRKKYYDALEKAHKGKTEDFIFLVARAVERTISLYFEAIPKLASGFLTMAQAAEITSYSQGYLNVLARRGAIPAFKLRRNWLVAEDALQRYIEDHQKE from the coding sequence ATGAAATCAGATCGTATCAGAAAGGTTCTTAACCGAATTGACGAAGGCAAAAGACTTATTGATCAGCATCGCCCCTTGCCTGCTTCTGTTCTTGCTCGCCTCAAACAGCAACTTGTCCTCGACTGGACCTATAACTCCAATGCCATAGAGGGCAATACCCTCACCCTGAGAGAGACAAAGCTTGTTCTGGAAGATGGCCTGACCGTTGGCGGAAAATCCATGCGGGAACACCTTGAGGCCATTAACCATCGAGAAGCCATTGCCTATGTTGAAGAGCTGGCCAGGGAGGATGAGCTGCTCCTGGAACGGCACCTCAAGGAAATACATGCCCTTGTCCTAAGGGAAATTGACCAGCAGTATGCCGGGAGATACCGGGATATCCAGGTTCGGATCAGCGGCTCAAATCACCTGCCGCCGGAACCGTTCCTGGTCGGGGAAAGGATGCAGGCTTTTGCCCGGAAATGGCTGACAAATACACAGATCACCCATCCGGTTGTCCAGGCTGCCCTGGCCCATTACGAGCTGGTGGCAATTCATCCCTTTGTGGATGGTAATGGCAGAACCGCACGGCTGATCATGAATCTGATGTTAATGAGAAAAGGCTATGCACCGGCCATCATCCTCAAGAATGACCGAAAGAAGTATTACGATGCCCTGGAAAAGGCGCACAAGGGTAAAACAGAGGATTTTATTTTCCTGGTGGCCCGGGCAGTTGAAAGGACCATTTCCCTCTATTTTGAAGCGATCCCAAAGCTGGCCTCTGGCTTTCTTACAATGGCACAGGCAGCCGAGATAACCTCATATTCTCAAGGGTATCTGAATGTCCTTGCCCGGCGTGGCGCCATACCTGCTTTTAAGCTCAGACGTAATTGGCTGGTGGCGGAAGACGCTTTGCAACGGTATATTGAAGACCACCAGAAAGAGTAG
- a CDS encoding peptidylprolyl isomerase: MSQVKKGSRVSVFYTGRFNDGTVFETNIGQAPLVFSVGKGKVIKGFERAVIGMILGQTKTAVFKPSEAYGPKDPALVYTVQESEIPAGTDLQAGREISFTAKGGSLIQGVITGIDGDEITVDDNHPLAGRSLTFEIRLVDIK; the protein is encoded by the coding sequence ATGTCACAGGTAAAAAAAGGCAGTCGTGTGTCTGTTTTTTATACAGGCAGGTTTAATGATGGGACGGTGTTTGAAACCAACATCGGTCAGGCGCCGCTGGTGTTCAGTGTCGGCAAAGGGAAGGTCATAAAAGGATTTGAAAGGGCCGTGATCGGCATGATACTTGGACAAACCAAGACAGCGGTGTTCAAACCCTCTGAGGCTTACGGCCCGAAAGATCCGGCTCTGGTCTATACTGTTCAGGAAAGCGAAATACCGGCCGGAACAGATCTTCAGGCAGGGCGCGAGATATCTTTTACCGCCAAAGGCGGATCATTGATCCAAGGGGTGATCACCGGGATTGACGGGGATGAAATTACCGTTGATGACAATCATCCCCTTGCTGGTCGCAGCCTCACGTTTGAAATCAGACTTGTCGATATCAAGTAA
- a CDS encoding DUF4079 domain-containing protein produces the protein MIKMLIPFLKAGHAFFNGGLFIVILYQGFLGWQNRRKRLAGEKLDSLSLRRHRTMGPFLAIFMPGGYLAGLVLAWLDHGTWSRYPLHLAVGTALVVAVSGTWVISRKIKADRDAWRTAHFLLGIAILVLFAGQVLLGLGILLG, from the coding sequence ATGATCAAGATGCTTATTCCTTTTCTGAAAGCCGGTCATGCCTTTTTTAACGGCGGCCTGTTCATCGTCATCCTCTATCAGGGATTTCTCGGCTGGCAAAACCGTAGGAAGCGGCTGGCAGGTGAAAAGTTGGATTCCTTGAGCCTGAGACGCCACAGGACCATGGGGCCGTTTCTCGCCATTTTCATGCCGGGCGGCTATCTGGCCGGTCTTGTCCTGGCCTGGCTGGATCATGGCACCTGGTCCAGATATCCTCTGCACCTGGCAGTGGGCACCGCCCTGGTGGTTGCTGTTTCCGGCACCTGGGTCATCTCCCGGAAAATCAAGGCCGACCGCGATGCCTGGCGCACGGCCCATTTTCTGCTGGGCATTGCTATTCTTGTACTTTTTGCAGGTCAGGTACTTTTGGGATTGGGCATTCTATTGGGGTAG